The following are from one region of the Natronosporangium hydrolyticum genome:
- a CDS encoding lysylphosphatidylglycerol synthase domain-containing protein, which yields MDHRLGQPAAVTAAGARPRRRWLRPALEYSIVAAFAGFLGWALVSQWSQVRTVLTDLSPMAVAAAAGAGLAGIWASFLVWRSVLAALGHRPPVTGGMRIFFVGQAGKYVPGAVWPVLAQIRLGRRYQLPDRVSATAAIIFMLVVLGTGLLVAVATVPLFAPGAYADYWWLLPALPAVAVLLWPPLLNRLLPWLLHRLRQQPLPAPLSPAGMIRAAGWALVMWTGYGLHLWLLLASLAGPTGATLPLRALGAFAAAWCVGFLLVVAPAGAGPREVALVVLLAGAVEAPAALVAALVSRLLLTAGDLAWPAVALAVTSRTGAGTTAEDSPRIHQGDV from the coding sequence GTGGACCATCGTCTGGGCCAGCCGGCGGCCGTGACCGCTGCTGGCGCCCGACCACGCCGCCGCTGGCTGCGCCCGGCGCTCGAGTACAGCATCGTCGCGGCGTTCGCCGGCTTCCTCGGCTGGGCGCTGGTCAGCCAGTGGTCGCAGGTCCGAACCGTGCTCACCGACCTCTCGCCGATGGCGGTCGCCGCGGCAGCCGGGGCCGGGCTGGCCGGGATCTGGGCCAGCTTCCTGGTCTGGCGCTCGGTGCTGGCGGCGCTGGGTCACCGGCCGCCGGTCACCGGCGGGATGCGGATCTTCTTCGTCGGCCAGGCCGGCAAGTACGTCCCGGGGGCGGTGTGGCCGGTGCTGGCGCAGATCCGGCTGGGCCGGCGATACCAGCTGCCGGACCGGGTCTCCGCCACCGCCGCGATCATCTTCATGCTGGTAGTTCTGGGCACCGGCCTGCTGGTGGCGGTGGCGACGGTGCCGCTGTTCGCCCCCGGCGCGTACGCCGACTACTGGTGGCTGCTGCCGGCGCTGCCCGCCGTGGCGGTGCTGCTGTGGCCGCCGCTGCTGAACCGGCTGCTGCCGTGGCTGCTGCACCGGCTCCGGCAGCAGCCCTTACCGGCGCCGCTGTCACCGGCCGGGATGATCCGCGCCGCCGGCTGGGCGCTGGTGATGTGGACCGGGTACGGCCTGCACCTGTGGCTGTTGCTGGCGAGCCTGGCCGGGCCGACCGGGGCGACCCTGCCGCTGCGGGCGCTGGGAGCCTTCGCCGCCGCCTGGTGCGTCGGCTTCCTGCTGGTCGTGGCGCCGGCCGGGGCGGGGCCGCGGGAGGTGGCGCTGGTGGTGCTGCTCGCCGGGGCGGTCGAGGCGCCGGCCGCGCTGGTGGCGGCGCTGGTCTCCCGGCTGTTGCTGACCGCCGGTGATCTCGCCTGGCCGGCGGTGGCGCTGGCGGTGACCAGCCGCACCGGCGCCGGCACCACCGCCGAGGATTCACCCCGCATTCACCAGGGGGACGTGTGA